One window of the Chlorogloeopsis sp. ULAP01 genome contains the following:
- a CDS encoding transposase DNA-binding-containing protein, translating into MLDWWEKNFATLELGDRRLNERAMSIGYALSLGFGKGLSEIFSNGTVLKRAYEFLPIQKCNFQA; encoded by the coding sequence ATGCTGGACTGGTGGGAGAAGAATTTTGCAACCCTAGAACTGGGCGATCGCCGATTAAATGAGCGTGCAATGTCGATAGGCTATGCTCTAAGCCTTGGATTTGGCAAAGGACTGTCAGAAATCTTCAGCAATGGAACAGTACTCAAAAGAGCTTACGAGTTTTTGCCAATCCAAAAGTGCAATTTTCAAGCATGA